The following proteins come from a genomic window of Deinococcus sp. KSM4-11:
- a CDS encoding kelch repeat-containing protein, producing the protein MPSSHLARARHWSAAALLTALLIACAGPTATPTPQVTPVPTSTPDPTPVPGPPDPAPLSWVEHTASPIPLYEGQGAAVNGRLYVFGGFDKNVDGQPIATRAAHVYDPATDQWATLNDIPDAVTHAGVAVDGTVLYVAGGFLGNHPGPQTDHVWKYDTTADHWTAMPPLPRARGAGALVRLGRELHYFGGTERTADGHYLQDDGDHLVLSLDAPTTWRQAAPLPNPRNHLGGAVLGGMIYAVGGQHLGNEAYSDQTDVDRYDPATDTWTAVASLPMPLGHITASTIVLGSRLVVVGGVTLATHAGANEGLESDEVTAYDPATDQWAPLTSLPGPRQSPVADVIANTLVVTTGSTAEGPVDNTWTGH; encoded by the coding sequence ATGCCCAGTTCCCACCTTGCCCGTGCCCGCCACTGGTCGGCCGCGGCCCTGTTGACCGCGCTGCTCATCGCGTGTGCCGGGCCGACAGCGACCCCCACCCCGCAGGTCACACCGGTGCCCACCTCCACGCCCGATCCCACGCCCGTGCCGGGGCCGCCCGACCCGGCACCCCTGAGCTGGGTCGAGCACACCGCCAGCCCCATCCCGCTGTACGAGGGTCAGGGCGCAGCGGTGAACGGGCGCCTGTACGTCTTCGGAGGGTTTGACAAAAATGTCGACGGACAGCCGATCGCGACCCGGGCCGCCCATGTCTACGATCCAGCCACCGACCAGTGGGCCACGCTGAACGACATTCCGGACGCCGTCACGCACGCTGGCGTGGCCGTGGACGGCACCGTCCTCTATGTGGCGGGCGGATTTCTGGGGAATCATCCGGGACCGCAGACGGATCACGTGTGGAAGTACGACACCACGGCCGACCACTGGACGGCCATGCCGCCGCTGCCCCGTGCCCGTGGGGCGGGCGCGCTGGTGCGGCTGGGCCGTGAACTGCATTACTTCGGCGGCACCGAACGGACGGCGGACGGGCATTACCTGCAGGACGACGGTGACCACCTGGTGCTGTCGCTGGACGCCCCCACCACGTGGCGTCAGGCGGCGCCACTGCCAAACCCCCGCAACCATCTGGGCGGCGCCGTGCTGGGCGGCATGATCTATGCAGTCGGTGGACAGCACCTGGGCAACGAGGCCTACAGTGACCAGACCGACGTCGACCGCTACGATCCGGCCACGGATACCTGGACGGCCGTCGCGTCCCTCCCGATGCCGCTGGGCCACATCACGGCGTCGACCATCGTGCTGGGCTCCCGGCTGGTGGTGGTGGGCGGCGTGACGCTGGCCACCCACGCGGGGGCCAACGAGGGCCTGGAGAGCGACGAGGTGACGGCCTACGACCCGGCGACGGATCAGTGGGCGCCCCTGACGTCCCTGCCCGGGCCCCGGCAGTCGCCGGTTGCGGACGTCATCGCGAACACCCTGGTCGTCACGACCGGCTCCACCGCCGAAGGCCCGGTGGACAACACCTGGACGGGGCACTGA
- a CDS encoding glycoside hydrolase family 38 C-terminal domain-containing protein encodes MTTPDRTPTTWHLTSEQRRVVLGRHLAELRAWADRAHTELEAWTFTFPGDAPVPVRLGQPWPRVDGAVAGGPVRFESTFTVPAGFERAELELDVGGEGLVRLSCGGAGGLNPHHRRFPVTARPGEQVTVTIDAVPKGLFGAHNPEPTLRVARLAQPEPDVTALATDLSVLLDVVQGLGGEVVAAHLLSAAEDALAGLTWPSDPAAYAGRPGAGVGADMGRLWSTPPVGEALPLSRDVLQGVKAAREKLTARLGQLLAAFPPRGALALSGHAHLDLAWLWPFAETRRKGARTFETVLNLMDRYPDMTYNQSSAQLYAWIEEEHPELFARIAERVREGRWEPVGGMWVEPDAAMSGGESLARQLLYGQRYFQEKFGRRSTVAWLPDTFGFTGQLPQLLQQGGVSGFFTTKLSWNETTAFPHDLWWWEGIDGSRVLGHMFKNDIYGAEALGSYNGDISPEHLLRVSGHDRAAATPGWRGRAPETLFTYGLGDGAGGPSAPMLDRYERLREYPGMPRLRHARVDEFYAALPSEGLPVWVGELYFQLHRGTLSSQGRTKRLHRQLEARLVEADVALALARWNGREDAGAQAGLERHWKTHLLHEFHDVLPGSSIREVYAEAEPTLMAALDGVTAARDQALQGEGEGVTVVNASLFPRPLQVIVPGAGFWEVDGAALPAQTVEGGTLLVSSTVSVPPLGSVTLTPGGASGSGTASATLTETPEGTWLGNALLRVLLTPDGHLARLVTAAGRDALGPQGHRLVAFRDLPRAWEAWDVNPDTQDAHLGTVLPGAQVNVLERGPLRVAVRVTRTWRSSTITQTISVTAGSPRVDIHTHADWQERRTLLKAFVNVNARSDFATLETAFGAVRRPTHRNQLSDAATFEGGAHRFADLSEPGFGLALLNNGRYGHAAYGSELSLTLLRGPIYPDAHADLGEHEFTYSLLPHGGDWTQDVVREAADLNSPLVVGAGSGGTPLPIRLGGLPVALGTLKPAEDGDGVILRFYEPHGARGEVQLFTPEGVTVARVNLLEDDQGGVGTLTTADGGLRWTIPMRPFEVSSLRVVRAEARSSH; translated from the coding sequence ATGACCACCCCGGACCGTACCCCCACCACCTGGCACCTCACCTCCGAGCAGCGCCGCGTCGTCCTGGGACGGCACCTCGCTGAACTGCGCGCCTGGGCCGACCGGGCCCACACCGAACTGGAGGCGTGGACCTTCACCTTTCCGGGCGACGCGCCCGTACCGGTGCGGCTGGGCCAGCCGTGGCCGCGGGTGGACGGCGCGGTCGCGGGCGGCCCGGTGCGCTTCGAGTCGACCTTCACCGTTCCGGCGGGATTCGAGCGTGCGGAGCTGGAACTCGACGTGGGTGGCGAGGGTCTGGTGCGGCTGTCCTGCGGCGGGGCGGGCGGCCTGAACCCGCACCACCGGCGCTTCCCGGTCACGGCCCGGCCCGGTGAGCAGGTAACCGTCACCATCGACGCGGTGCCCAAGGGCCTGTTCGGGGCGCACAACCCCGAACCGACGCTGCGCGTGGCGAGGCTCGCGCAGCCGGAACCCGACGTGACCGCCCTGGCCACCGACCTGAGCGTCCTGCTGGACGTCGTGCAGGGGCTCGGCGGTGAGGTCGTGGCGGCGCATCTGCTGAGCGCCGCCGAGGACGCCCTGGCCGGGCTGACGTGGCCCTCCGATCCCGCCGCGTACGCGGGCCGTCCGGGCGCGGGCGTCGGGGCCGACATGGGCCGGCTGTGGTCGACGCCGCCGGTGGGGGAAGCGCTGCCGCTGTCCCGGGACGTGCTGCAGGGCGTCAAGGCAGCGCGGGAGAAGCTCACGGCCCGGCTCGGGCAGCTCCTGGCCGCGTTCCCCCCACGGGGCGCCCTCGCGCTGAGCGGCCACGCGCACCTGGATCTGGCGTGGCTGTGGCCCTTTGCGGAAACGCGGCGCAAGGGCGCCCGAACCTTCGAGACGGTGCTGAACCTGATGGATCGCTATCCGGACATGACCTACAACCAGTCCTCGGCGCAGCTGTACGCGTGGATCGAGGAGGAACATCCGGAGCTGTTCGCACGCATTGCCGAGCGCGTGCGTGAGGGCCGCTGGGAGCCGGTGGGCGGCATGTGGGTCGAGCCGGACGCCGCCATGAGCGGCGGGGAGTCCCTGGCGCGGCAGCTGCTGTACGGCCAGCGCTACTTCCAGGAGAAGTTCGGCCGGCGCAGCACCGTGGCGTGGCTGCCGGATACGTTCGGCTTCACCGGTCAGCTGCCGCAGCTGCTGCAGCAGGGCGGCGTCAGCGGGTTTTTCACCACCAAGCTGTCGTGGAATGAGACGACCGCCTTCCCGCACGACCTGTGGTGGTGGGAGGGCATCGACGGCTCGCGCGTCCTGGGACACATGTTCAAGAACGACATCTACGGCGCCGAGGCCCTGGGCAGTTACAACGGTGACATCAGTCCCGAGCACCTGCTGCGCGTGAGCGGCCACGACCGGGCGGCGGCCACGCCGGGGTGGCGGGGCCGCGCGCCCGAGACGCTCTTCACCTACGGTCTGGGCGACGGCGCGGGTGGCCCGAGCGCCCCCATGCTCGACCGGTACGAGCGGCTGCGCGAGTACCCCGGCATGCCCCGGCTGCGGCATGCCCGCGTGGACGAGTTCTACGCCGCGCTGCCCAGCGAGGGACTGCCGGTGTGGGTGGGGGAACTGTACTTCCAGCTGCACCGCGGCACGCTGAGCTCGCAGGGCCGCACCAAGCGGCTGCACCGGCAACTCGAGGCCCGGCTGGTCGAGGCCGACGTGGCACTCGCGCTCGCCCGCTGGAATGGCCGGGAGGATGCCGGCGCGCAGGCCGGGCTGGAACGCCACTGGAAAACACACCTGCTCCACGAGTTTCACGATGTGCTTCCCGGAAGTTCCATCCGGGAGGTGTACGCCGAGGCGGAGCCGACCCTGATGGCCGCGCTCGACGGAGTCACGGCCGCGCGCGACCAGGCACTCCAGGGCGAGGGGGAGGGCGTCACCGTCGTCAACGCCTCGCTCTTCCCCCGCCCGCTCCAGGTGATCGTGCCCGGCGCTGGTTTCTGGGAGGTGGACGGTGCGGCGCTGCCAGCCCAGACCGTCGAGGGCGGAACCCTGCTCGTCTCCTCCACCGTCAGCGTGCCGCCCCTCGGGAGCGTCACCCTCACGCCAGGTGGCGCGTCCGGTTCCGGCACGGCGAGCGCGACCCTGACGGAAACGCCAGAGGGCACGTGGCTCGGCAACGCCCTGCTCCGCGTCCTTCTCACCCCGGACGGGCACCTCGCCCGGCTGGTCACCGCCGCGGGGCGCGACGCCCTCGGCCCGCAGGGGCACCGGCTCGTCGCGTTCCGCGACCTGCCGCGCGCGTGGGAAGCCTGGGATGTCAACCCCGACACCCAGGACGCCCACCTCGGAACCGTCCTGCCGGGCGCGCAGGTGAACGTGCTCGAACGCGGCCCCCTGCGCGTGGCGGTGCGGGTCACGCGGACGTGGCGCTCCTCGACCATCACGCAGACAATCAGCGTGACCGCCGGAAGTCCCCGCGTGGACATCCACACCCACGCGGACTGGCAGGAACGCCGCACGCTGCTCAAGGCGTTTGTCAACGTGAATGCCAGGAGCGACTTCGCCACCCTGGAGACGGCCTTCGGAGCAGTACGGCGGCCGACGCACCGGAACCAGCTCAGCGACGCCGCGACCTTCGAGGGGGGTGCCCACCGCTTCGCGGATCTCAGCGAACCCGGCTTCGGCCTCGCGCTGCTGAACAACGGACGGTATGGGCACGCCGCGTACGGCTCTGAACTGTCCCTTACGCTGCTGCGCGGCCCCATCTACCCGGACGCGCACGCGGACCTCGGGGAGCATGAGTTCACGTATTCGCTGCTGCCGCACGGTGGCGACTGGACGCAGGATGTCGTGCGCGAGGCCGCCGACCTGAACAGCCCGCTGGTGGTCGGTGCCGGAAGTGGCGGTACGCCCCTGCCCATCCGGCTGGGCGGTCTGCCGGTTGCCCTGGGCACCCTCAAGCCTGCCGAGGATGGAGACGGCGTGATCCTGCGGTTCTACGAGCCGCACGGTGCCCGCGGCGAGGTGCAGCTGTTCACACCAGAGGGCGTCACGGTCGCCCGTGTCAACCTCCTTGAGGACGATCAGGGCGGAGTGGGCACCTTGACCACTGCTGACGGCGGGCTTCGTTGGACGATCCCCATGCGACCTTTTGAGGTGTCCAGCCTCCGTGTGGTCAGGGCGGAGGCACGTTCCAGCCACTGA
- a CDS encoding polysaccharide biosynthesis tyrosine autokinase, whose amino-acid sequence MQNPPSSVSAADQVDLVQIFGALRRYLPVILLVPLVVALLGYVLSSRQAKVYEASASVIAVDTNAQNSLINNTLVTAPPLPQGAVDQVLHSRSLVTDIVARLGKSGLDAATVSKISADLTRELEANVFNRLKVRARLDTQQRGVYEIRAQGSSPQAASDLAQAGVDALLAWDNDRAKQGVVRSRSSLQQQLQNLTARIGSTTDALEKQSLIAARGQLLQNLSQVTVLETAATGTLIPVAEPVAPRAPVSPRPLRNAALLGLVTLFLTVGAALIADSLRRRVEGPEDLLPMGLPVLAQLPLLRKRQLAGGFLAASHGGALYESVGFLRINIQSMLKDGEHRRLAISSSYPGEGKSSMTAALAESLGATGLKVLVIDADLRRPTQLKVWAPQRLGTHPLLGTDESLAPAVTVTEMFTRPDAAHATNVAPNVDLLPAGTPQRGDSDASILNQPAFSAHLAQWAQGYDFVLIDTPPMLLLPDTLAVAPYTDGVIMVVENGKTRTADVQRSLQNARAAGVPVLGVVLNKVSRRRDAYYRYGGYAYSDQGSAPILGPATEPVSSTR is encoded by the coding sequence ATGCAGAACCCGCCATCTTCAGTCTCAGCGGCGGATCAGGTTGACCTGGTTCAGATTTTCGGCGCGCTGAGACGCTACCTCCCCGTGATTCTCCTGGTGCCGCTGGTCGTGGCGCTCCTCGGCTACGTGCTGTCCAGCCGGCAGGCGAAAGTCTACGAGGCGAGTGCCAGCGTGATCGCGGTGGACACCAACGCGCAGAACTCCCTGATCAACAACACGCTGGTGACGGCGCCACCCCTGCCGCAGGGCGCGGTGGATCAGGTGCTGCACAGCCGCTCGCTGGTCACGGACATCGTCGCGCGCCTGGGCAAGAGTGGCCTGGACGCGGCGACCGTGTCGAAGATCAGCGCGGACCTGACGCGGGAGCTGGAGGCGAATGTCTTCAACCGGCTGAAGGTGCGGGCGCGGCTGGACACCCAGCAGCGCGGCGTGTATGAGATCCGCGCCCAGGGCAGCTCTCCACAGGCGGCCAGTGACCTGGCCCAGGCGGGCGTGGACGCGCTCCTCGCGTGGGACAACGACCGGGCCAAGCAGGGCGTGGTGAGGTCCCGTTCCAGCCTGCAGCAGCAGCTTCAGAACCTGACGGCCCGCATCGGCAGCACCACGGACGCCCTGGAGAAGCAGAGCCTCATCGCCGCGCGTGGGCAATTGCTACAGAACCTCTCGCAGGTGACGGTGCTGGAGACGGCCGCGACGGGCACGCTGATTCCGGTGGCGGAGCCGGTCGCCCCGCGCGCGCCGGTGTCGCCGCGACCGCTGCGGAACGCCGCGCTGCTCGGGCTGGTGACATTGTTCCTGACGGTCGGCGCGGCGCTGATTGCCGACAGCCTGCGCCGCCGTGTGGAGGGCCCCGAGGACCTGCTGCCGATGGGGCTGCCGGTGCTCGCGCAGTTGCCGCTGCTGCGCAAGCGCCAGCTGGCCGGCGGCTTCCTGGCGGCCAGCCATGGGGGCGCGCTGTACGAGAGCGTGGGCTTCCTGCGCATCAACATCCAGTCCATGCTGAAAGACGGCGAACACCGCCGCCTGGCGATCTCCAGTTCGTACCCTGGGGAGGGCAAGAGCTCCATGACGGCGGCGCTCGCGGAGAGTCTCGGCGCGACGGGCCTGAAGGTGCTGGTGATCGACGCGGACCTGCGCCGCCCCACGCAGCTGAAAGTGTGGGCACCGCAGCGGCTGGGCACGCACCCGCTGCTCGGCACGGACGAGTCCCTGGCCCCGGCGGTCACGGTCACCGAGATGTTCACGCGGCCGGACGCGGCGCATGCCACGAACGTCGCGCCGAACGTCGATTTGCTGCCGGCCGGGACGCCGCAGCGGGGTGATAGTGACGCCAGCATCCTCAACCAGCCGGCCTTCAGCGCGCACCTCGCGCAGTGGGCGCAGGGCTACGATTTCGTGCTGATCGACACGCCGCCCATGCTGCTGCTGCCTGACACGCTGGCGGTCGCGCCGTACACGGACGGCGTGATCATGGTCGTGGAGAACGGCAAGACCCGCACGGCCGACGTGCAGCGCAGCCTCCAGAATGCCCGCGCGGCGGGCGTGCCGGTGCTGGGCGTGGTTCTGAACAAGGTCAGCCGCCGCCGGGACGCGTACTACCGGTACGGCGGATACGCGTATAGCGACCAGGGGAGCGCGCCGATCCTCGGGCCGGCGACCGAACCGGTCAGCAGCACGCGTTGA
- a CDS encoding O-antigen ligase family protein, whose translation MSDRTAPGDGPAPLWLRVWTAILPAVYFLSPLTLLALPALRRLPRPVWWVLGAYALSQQLPALLTPDPLLASVLALGRTALMLGLIAAGAFLGSSRQLGVMGFGLALAYVTALGVALVRGEPLLAQRLTHPYMTSITLGLLGAAGLWIALFATGRVWWRVPLGASGLAILLLSGSRGPLAAAVIGAVLGLAVRSGRRLALGLVIGAAALTGAYVAGQQLGIPALERLNTTDSSGRDVIWYSALSVIHSAPLGGVGSYLLGDRLAPPGDPCTLWPTPEGAAPCPAWIARLGHPWLIAHNVTLQQLAETGPLGLLGLFVLLGVVVAAAALQRDALGIAVLTGLLVATANDNTLLVPGPFVGELFWITAGTVLVRLPAVSAAVGWAGGVVATALLGALSAPVMSTALPRLPLPSFRLSALIAPRTVKDPQDYAAYVRLNIPPGHYRLALQACQISCAWVQIVPVTVPEGGPAPVTRLSGHLYRVPQQRVELSLYPGKSAIRPEPLAQSSWTVRWTP comes from the coding sequence ATGAGTGACCGCACGGCCCCGGGCGATGGGCCCGCGCCCCTGTGGCTGCGGGTCTGGACGGCGATCCTGCCCGCCGTGTACTTCCTCTCCCCTCTCACGCTGCTGGCGTTGCCGGCGCTCCGGCGGCTGCCACGCCCGGTGTGGTGGGTGCTGGGTGCCTACGCCCTCAGCCAGCAGCTGCCGGCCCTCCTGACTCCGGATCCGCTGCTCGCCAGCGTCCTGGCTCTCGGCCGCACGGCATTGATGCTGGGCTTGATCGCAGCGGGCGCCTTCCTGGGCAGCAGTCGCCAGCTGGGCGTGATGGGCTTCGGCCTGGCCTTGGCGTACGTCACTGCGCTGGGCGTGGCCCTCGTGCGGGGGGAACCCCTGCTCGCGCAGCGGCTGACGCACCCGTACATGACGTCCATCACGCTGGGCCTGCTGGGCGCGGCCGGCCTGTGGATCGCGCTGTTCGCTACGGGGCGAGTGTGGTGGCGCGTGCCGTTGGGGGCCAGTGGGCTGGCGATCCTGCTGCTGAGCGGCAGCCGGGGCCCGCTGGCCGCCGCGGTCATCGGAGCGGTGCTGGGCCTCGCGGTACGTTCGGGCCGGCGGCTCGCGCTAGGCCTGGTGATCGGCGCCGCAGCCCTCACCGGCGCGTACGTGGCCGGGCAGCAGCTCGGCATTCCCGCCCTGGAACGACTGAACACGACCGACTCGTCCGGACGGGACGTCATCTGGTACTCGGCACTGTCAGTGATCCACAGCGCCCCACTGGGCGGCGTCGGCAGTTACCTGCTTGGCGACCGGCTTGCGCCGCCCGGTGACCCCTGCACGCTGTGGCCGACACCCGAGGGCGCCGCGCCATGTCCCGCGTGGATCGCCCGCCTGGGGCATCCCTGGCTGATCGCGCACAACGTCACGCTGCAGCAGCTCGCCGAGACCGGCCCACTGGGGCTGCTGGGGCTGTTCGTGCTGCTGGGTGTCGTGGTCGCGGCAGCGGCCCTGCAGCGCGATGCGTTGGGGATCGCGGTGCTGACCGGGCTGCTGGTGGCGACCGCGAACGACAACACGCTCCTGGTGCCGGGGCCCTTTGTCGGGGAGCTGTTCTGGATCACAGCCGGCACGGTGCTGGTGCGCCTCCCGGCCGTCTCTGCGGCCGTGGGTTGGGCGGGGGGCGTGGTCGCCACGGCGCTGCTCGGGGCCTTGTCAGCGCCGGTGATGAGCACTGCGTTGCCCCGCCTACCGTTGCCATCCTTTCGATTAAGCGCCTTGATCGCTCCCCGCACGGTGAAAGACCCGCAGGATTACGCAGCCTACGTGCGCCTGAATATACCGCCCGGACACTACCGCCTGGCTTTACAGGCATGCCAGATCAGTTGTGCCTGGGTTCAAATCGTTCCAGTCACAGTACCGGAAGGTGGGCCGGCCCCGGTGACCCGTCTGAGCGGACACCTGTACCGGGTGCCCCAGCAGCGCGTAGAACTCTCGCTTTATCCGGGGAAATCTGCCATACGCCCAGAGCCACTGGCGCAGTCCAGCTGGACGGTACGGTGGACGCCATGA
- a CDS encoding nucleoside-diphosphate sugar epimerase/dehydratase, producing the protein MNTTVLKTLVDITAYCMAAVIAYFLRVDQFLQPVTGDILLYMVIGLPIKALALARSRESRQIWRYVTFEDLFRLTRVVGLVTVIMLGLTPFLRLRLHVPWFLAVSEGIIALSLLAGLRFVTRWWFGRSNQVGTNNPGTRVLIAGAGDAGRLMAAELLRFPQNGLKPVGFIDDAIAKLGMQLMGLPVLGGRADLPHAMEQVRPELLIIAMPSAGGAVIRAYADAARAVGLPTRTVPGLYELLGGHVTVNELRQVSVDDLLRRPPVELDQASIALYVRGRTVLVTGAGGSIGSELVRQLARFHPQRLILVGRGENSVFAIEQEMRRDWPEIDVLALVADVRHFGRLDTIFSEQCPAVVFHAAAHKHVPLMEAAPSEAIRNNIFGTRNVADLCLKHGVQRLVNISTDKAVNPTSVMGASKRVAEMIIADAARRARNDQSFVSVRFGNVLGSRGSVVPTFMQQIRAGGPITVTHPDMTRYFMTIPEASRLVLQAGALADNGKVYVLNMGKPVRIVDLAQDVIRLSGARDIDVVFSGMRPGEKLYEELLTSSEGTVTTQHSEIFSAQLEQLEPAALSSLLAELQDAANHEDGRRIRRTLHEAIHESQLKL; encoded by the coding sequence ATGAATACAACCGTCCTGAAAACACTGGTAGATATCACCGCGTACTGCATGGCTGCGGTAATCGCCTACTTTCTGCGCGTCGATCAGTTCTTGCAACCGGTGACGGGAGACATCCTGCTCTATATGGTCATCGGATTGCCGATCAAGGCGTTGGCGCTGGCCCGATCACGTGAAAGCCGCCAGATCTGGCGGTACGTCACCTTCGAGGATCTGTTCCGACTGACGCGGGTGGTGGGACTGGTGACGGTCATCATGCTAGGCCTCACGCCCTTTCTGCGGCTGCGACTGCATGTGCCCTGGTTCCTGGCGGTCAGTGAAGGCATTATCGCTTTATCTTTGCTGGCGGGACTGCGCTTTGTGACCCGCTGGTGGTTCGGACGATCCAACCAAGTGGGAACGAACAATCCTGGAACGCGCGTGCTCATCGCTGGGGCGGGTGATGCCGGCCGTCTCATGGCGGCAGAGTTGCTCCGCTTCCCTCAGAATGGCCTGAAGCCGGTCGGATTTATTGATGATGCGATCGCGAAGCTGGGCATGCAGCTGATGGGCCTGCCGGTGCTGGGAGGCCGGGCGGATCTGCCGCACGCGATGGAGCAGGTCAGACCGGAACTGCTGATCATCGCCATGCCCTCCGCAGGAGGGGCGGTGATCCGGGCGTATGCCGATGCGGCCCGTGCTGTTGGACTCCCGACGCGTACGGTACCTGGCCTCTACGAGCTGCTGGGCGGCCACGTGACTGTCAACGAACTGCGGCAAGTCAGTGTGGACGACCTGCTCCGCCGGCCTCCGGTCGAACTCGATCAGGCCAGTATTGCCCTGTATGTGCGGGGAAGGACGGTGCTGGTCACGGGCGCGGGTGGGTCAATCGGCTCTGAACTCGTGCGTCAGCTGGCACGGTTTCATCCGCAACGCCTGATCCTGGTGGGACGTGGCGAGAACTCGGTCTTCGCGATCGAGCAGGAAATGCGGCGGGACTGGCCAGAAATTGATGTATTGGCCCTGGTGGCAGATGTCCGGCACTTTGGGCGGTTGGACACCATTTTTAGTGAACAGTGTCCCGCTGTGGTGTTTCACGCCGCAGCGCACAAGCACGTGCCCCTCATGGAAGCCGCGCCGAGCGAGGCCATTCGGAATAACATCTTCGGCACGCGGAATGTGGCCGACCTCTGCCTGAAGCACGGCGTGCAGCGCCTAGTGAATATCTCGACAGACAAGGCCGTGAATCCCACATCCGTGATGGGTGCCAGCAAACGGGTGGCCGAGATGATCATCGCCGATGCGGCGCGCCGTGCGCGCAACGACCAATCCTTTGTTTCCGTGCGCTTCGGGAACGTACTGGGCAGCCGTGGCAGTGTGGTGCCTACATTCATGCAGCAGATCCGTGCAGGAGGTCCAATTACCGTGACCCATCCTGACATGACCCGTTACTTTATGACCATCCCGGAAGCAAGTCGGCTGGTGCTGCAGGCAGGTGCGCTGGCTGACAATGGCAAGGTGTACGTACTGAACATGGGCAAGCCAGTACGAATTGTGGATCTTGCACAGGACGTGATCCGCCTCTCGGGAGCGCGAGATATTGATGTGGTGTTCTCCGGGATGCGGCCAGGCGAGAAACTCTACGAAGAACTGCTGACGAGTAGCGAGGGTACCGTCACGACGCAGCACAGCGAGATATTCAGCGCGCAGCTGGAACAACTGGAGCCTGCTGCGCTGAGTAGCCTGCTTGCAGAGCTCCAAGATGCCGCGAATCACGAAGATGGCCGTCGGATTCGCCGGACGTTACACGAAGCTATTCACGAAAGTCAGTTGAAGCTCTAA
- a CDS encoding DegT/DnrJ/EryC1/StrS aminotransferase family protein, with protein MTEVAGRKLDRALGAWPVFEPEEVEAVSEVLRSGKVNYWTGTEGREFEREYAAVLGVPYAIALHNGTQALELALLALGVGEGDEVITTPRTFIASASAAVMRGAVPVFADIDRDSGNITAETIRAVITPSTRAIIVVHLAGWPADMNPIMELAREHDLFVIEDCAQAHGAMDHGQHVGTIGHVGCFSFCQDKIMTTGGEGGLLVTRDEGVWSRAWSFKDHGKSYDAVYHREHPLGFRWLHDSFGTNWRMLEVQAAIGRLQLRKLPGWTRQRQRNAAVLISRLADQPALRVPRVGEGQQHAMYKFYVYVRQENLRDGWTRDRVMAEIVDRGAPCFTGSCSEVYLERAFTDAGLGPAERLPVARELGETSLMFLVHPTLSVEDMQAVADVVVDVLGEATREARGS; from the coding sequence ATGACTGAGGTTGCCGGTAGGAAACTTGATCGTGCACTGGGTGCCTGGCCGGTCTTCGAACCCGAAGAGGTCGAGGCCGTTTCGGAAGTTCTGCGCTCTGGCAAGGTAAACTATTGGACGGGCACCGAGGGCCGCGAGTTCGAGCGGGAGTATGCGGCGGTGCTGGGTGTGCCGTATGCAATTGCGCTGCACAATGGTACCCAGGCACTCGAGTTGGCGCTGCTGGCGCTGGGCGTCGGTGAAGGTGACGAGGTGATCACCACACCTCGGACGTTTATCGCGTCGGCGAGTGCGGCGGTCATGCGCGGGGCGGTACCTGTGTTTGCGGATATCGACCGTGACAGCGGGAACATTACAGCCGAGACCATCCGTGCGGTGATCACGCCGAGTACGCGGGCGATCATCGTGGTTCACCTGGCAGGCTGGCCGGCGGACATGAATCCGATCATGGAACTGGCGCGCGAGCATGACCTGTTCGTGATCGAGGACTGTGCCCAGGCACACGGAGCCATGGATCATGGGCAGCACGTGGGGACTATTGGGCACGTGGGCTGTTTCTCGTTCTGCCAGGACAAGATCATGACCACAGGCGGCGAGGGAGGGCTGCTGGTCACGCGGGATGAGGGTGTGTGGAGCCGGGCGTGGTCGTTCAAGGATCACGGCAAGAGCTACGACGCCGTGTATCACCGGGAACACCCGCTGGGCTTCCGCTGGCTGCATGATTCCTTCGGCACAAACTGGCGGATGCTGGAGGTGCAGGCCGCGATCGGTCGCCTGCAACTTCGCAAGCTGCCGGGGTGGACGCGCCAGCGGCAGCGGAACGCGGCGGTTCTGATCTCGCGTCTGGCCGACCAGCCGGCCCTGCGCGTTCCGAGGGTCGGTGAGGGGCAGCAGCACGCAATGTACAAGTTCTATGTGTACGTGCGTCAGGAGAACCTGAGAGACGGCTGGACGCGCGACCGAGTGATGGCCGAGATCGTGGATAGGGGAGCACCGTGTTTCACGGGATCATGCTCGGAAGTCTACCTGGAGCGAGCGTTTACGGACGCTGGCCTGGGCCCGGCCGAGCGGTTGCCGGTGGCCCGCGAGCTGGGCGAAACATCCTTGATGTTTTTGGTGCACCCGACCCTGTCCGTGGAGGATATGCAGGCAGTGGCGGACGTGGTGGTGGACGTGCTTGGCGAGGCGACGCGGGAGGCACGCGGGTCGTGA